One genomic region from Geotrypetes seraphini chromosome 13, aGeoSer1.1, whole genome shotgun sequence encodes:
- the MSANTD2 gene encoding myb/SANT-like DNA-binding domain-containing protein 2 isoform X3: MAAPCSSEFSSEASSCLKIPKTEVLSPESPGLSDGNRSASDPSTPGRSSPLQMSGSGGASATGVLGGVSAAGLLGAASSPSVSFTACRGMSWTPAETNALIAVWGNERLVEARYQQLEGAGTVLGIRSPGPAMYERVSRALAELGYERTPSQCRERMKLVIHCCLRQSFSSKINATS; encoded by the exons ATGGCGGCGCCCTGTAGTTCGGAATTTTCATCGGAGGCCTCGTCGTGCCTGAAGATCCCGAAAACGGAGGTGCTGTCGCCGGAGTCGCCGGGCCTGAGCGACGGCAACCGCTCCGCCTCGGACCCGTCGACGCCGGGCCGCAGCTCCCCTCTGCAGATGTCTGGCTCTGGGGGCGCCTCGGCCACGGGAGTCCTGGGGGGCGTTTCGGCGGCCGGGCTCCTGGGCGCCGCCTCCTCGCCGTCCGTCTCGTTCACCGCCTGCCGGGGCATGTCCTGGACGCCGGCCGAGACCAACGCGCTCATCGCCGTCTGGGGCAACGAGCGGCTGGTGGAGGCACGCTACCAGCAGCTCGAAGGCGCCGGTACTGTCCTCGGGATCAGGTCGCCCGGCCCGGCCATGTACGAGCGTGTCTCCCGGGCCTTGGCGGAGCTGGGCTACGAGAGGACGCCTTCGCAGTGCCGTGAGAGAATGAAG ttgGTGATTCACTGCTGCCTTCGACAAAGTTTCTCATCCAAGATTAATGCAACATCTTGA